One window from the genome of Breoghania sp. L-A4 encodes:
- the pcaD gene encoding 3-oxoadipate enol-lactonase, giving the protein MMQKVDRGAFYLATSVTGRPEGAPWIVLSNSLGASMEMWMPQLELLGQHYRVLSYDTRGHGRSDAPEGPYSFDDLVGDVVALLDHFRIKKADFMGLSLGGMTGLGLAINHPERVRRLICCDARADAPEGFVKSWDERINAIEAGGLGSILRGTMERWFSQDFRDNQPDQMAAMGSMFLETSVTGYKGCAAALKTLDYLKDLDKIACPTLYIVGDEDFGAPPAVMKDMAERTPGAVMAEIAGAAHIANVDEPEAFNAAIKAFLGLT; this is encoded by the coding sequence ATGATGCAGAAAGTGGACCGGGGCGCGTTTTATCTCGCCACCTCCGTCACCGGCCGTCCGGAAGGCGCGCCCTGGATCGTGCTGTCCAATTCGCTCGGCGCCTCCATGGAAATGTGGATGCCGCAGTTGGAACTGCTGGGCCAGCATTACCGGGTGCTGAGCTACGACACCCGCGGTCACGGCCGCTCCGACGCCCCCGAAGGCCCCTATTCCTTCGACGATCTTGTCGGCGACGTCGTCGCCCTGCTGGATCATTTCAGGATCAAAAAGGCCGATTTCATGGGCCTGTCGCTGGGCGGCATGACCGGACTGGGGCTTGCCATCAACCACCCCGAGCGGGTGCGCCGTCTGATCTGCTGCGACGCGCGCGCCGATGCGCCCGAAGGCTTTGTGAAAAGCTGGGACGAGCGGATCAACGCGATCGAGGCCGGCGGCTTGGGCTCGATCCTGCGCGGCACCATGGAACGCTGGTTCTCGCAAGACTTCCGCGACAATCAGCCCGACCAGATGGCCGCCATGGGCTCCATGTTCCTGGAAACCTCGGTGACCGGCTACAAGGGCTGCGCCGCGGCGCTCAAGACGCTGGACTATCTCAAAGATCTCGACAAGATCGCCTGCCCGACGCTCTATATCGTCGGCGACGAGGATTTCGGCGCGCCTCCAGCGGTGATGAAGGACATGGCCGAGCGCACCCCCGGCGCGGTCATGGCCGAAATCGCCGGCGCGGCGCACATCGCCAACGTCGACGAGCCGGAGGCCTTCAACGCCGCGATCAAGGCGTTCCTGGGGTTGACGTAG
- a CDS encoding polysaccharide deacetylase family protein codes for MSVLSDRVPYQAIIDRPKLRLPGDARVAVWVIVNAEEWRMEGAMPRTVLPPPMGQPLLPDVPNWSWHEYGMRSGFWRQLEALTSRGIPTTFAVNGSVCESYPRVASAAKEAGWEFMGHGFLQGPMHKVTDQRDAISRTIDAIAAFAGKPPRGWESPGLTETDETLDLLREHGVDHVANWVFDDLPETIATAHGPMLALPYTVETNDVVVHAIQQQPAAEFLSRGTDQFDRLYQEGADNPRCMAISIHPYLTGVPHRIGFVEALLDHIQAHAGVVMMTAGEMADWYRGEMTRLAG; via the coding sequence ATGTCCGTATTGTCTGACCGCGTGCCCTATCAGGCCATAATCGACCGCCCGAAGCTGCGCCTGCCGGGCGACGCGCGCGTCGCCGTCTGGGTGATCGTCAATGCGGAGGAATGGCGCATGGAGGGCGCCATGCCGCGCACGGTGCTGCCGCCGCCCATGGGCCAGCCGCTGCTGCCCGACGTGCCCAACTGGTCATGGCACGAATACGGCATGCGCTCGGGCTTCTGGCGCCAGCTCGAGGCGCTGACCTCGCGCGGCATCCCGACGACGTTTGCGGTCAACGGCAGCGTCTGCGAATCCTACCCGCGCGTGGCAAGCGCCGCGAAGGAGGCCGGCTGGGAGTTCATGGGGCACGGGTTCCTGCAAGGCCCGATGCACAAGGTGACGGATCAGCGCGACGCGATTTCCCGAACGATCGACGCGATCGCCGCCTTCGCCGGCAAGCCGCCGCGCGGCTGGGAAAGCCCCGGCCTGACGGAGACCGACGAGACGCTCGATCTGCTGCGCGAACACGGCGTCGACCATGTCGCCAACTGGGTGTTTGACGATCTGCCGGAAACCATCGCCACAGCACACGGCCCCATGCTGGCGCTTCCCTATACGGTGGAGACCAACGACGTGGTGGTGCATGCGATCCAGCAGCAGCCCGCGGCGGAATTTCTCTCACGCGGCACCGACCAATTCGACCGACTGTATCAGGAAGGCGCGGACAATCCGCGCTGCATGGCGATCTCCATCCACCCCTATCTCACCGGGGTGCCGCACCGCATCGGCTTCGTCGAGGCGCTGCTGGACCACATCCAGGCGCACGCGGGCGTGGTGATGATGACCGCGGGCGAGATGGCGGACTGGTATCGGGGTGAAATGACGCGTCTCGCCGGATAG
- a CDS encoding CBS domain-containing protein, with protein sequence MATVRQLLDAKGHEVLSIGADDSVLDAIRLMADKNVGSLVVLEDGKLAGIITERHYARNVFLKGKSSPNTTVREIMSDRVVCAWPEQTVEECMAVMTDKAVRHLPVLDKKQLIGVISIGDLVKSIISDQKFIIEQLEHYITN encoded by the coding sequence ATGGCGACGGTAAGGCAATTGCTCGACGCGAAGGGACACGAGGTCTTGTCGATAGGCGCGGACGACAGCGTCCTCGACGCCATCAGATTGATGGCGGATAAGAACGTGGGATCGCTGGTGGTTCTCGAGGACGGCAAGCTGGCCGGCATCATCACCGAACGCCATTACGCGCGGAACGTGTTCCTCAAGGGAAAATCGTCACCGAACACAACCGTTCGCGAGATCATGTCCGACCGCGTTGTCTGCGCGTGGCCGGAGCAAACGGTCGAGGAATGCATGGCGGTGATGACCGACAAGGCCGTGCGCCATCTTCCCGTTCTCGACAAGAAACAGTTGATCGGTGTCATCTCGATCGGCGATCTGGTGAAAAGCATCATCAGCGACCAGAAATTCATCATCGAACAGCTCGAGCACTACATCACCAACTGA
- a CDS encoding ATP-binding protein, translated as MSADMPDKARQYQGRQMTSTNDAYMQVRSKICNAHLVAITIVAIPTLAASLYPSMSTGWQPVMTLYLVMAVSLVIATLLRNRLPYTLRVGFLIFFFVTIGLAGLWSFGLLAGGIPFLLVAPILAALFLTARFAVMLLAAISLSACVIGASIVLGYQSPVIDAGPYAISAPAWFVLITAWVLTNGSLVLAIGSLNGFLLQSLHTAHDHAEALERSEAQHRRLVANLPEIVYSWTPAIGGAYYSPRVKDVLGHSPAHMIRHPRLWTESVHPDDTAILAEGLAKAEDGTPFDIIYRIRDAKGAWRWLHDRSIDIRREDGTTVVDGIVSDITEQREAEAQLRQAHKMEAIGQLTGGIAHDFNNLLSIMSLNSEILEDELAGNKAARARLDMIHKALDRASSLTNRLLAFSRQQMLSPVPTDIGTLLHSLRELLERTLGAEVHLKIRLSAGLWWAKVDQNQLENALINLAINARDAIPASGLLEMSARNKTVKEAFFEQRAEIMPGDYVVISVRDTGTGMSPETLEHMFEPFFTTKDFGKGSGLGLSMVYGFVAQSNGFVSVDSALGRGTTFRLYLPRNREAALPQPESIPA; from the coding sequence ATGAGCGCCGACATGCCAGACAAGGCTCGCCAGTATCAAGGCCGCCAGATGACATCGACGAATGATGCATACATGCAGGTCCGGTCCAAGATCTGCAACGCACATCTTGTCGCCATCACGATTGTCGCCATACCGACGCTTGCTGCCAGCCTGTACCCCTCCATGAGCACCGGCTGGCAACCGGTCATGACACTGTACCTCGTGATGGCGGTCTCGCTTGTCATCGCGACGCTGTTACGCAATCGCCTGCCGTATACCCTGCGCGTCGGCTTTTTGATTTTTTTCTTTGTGACCATAGGCCTGGCCGGCTTGTGGAGCTTCGGCCTTTTGGCCGGCGGCATCCCGTTCCTGCTCGTGGCGCCAATTCTGGCGGCGCTTTTCCTGACCGCCCGCTTCGCCGTCATGCTGCTCGCGGCGATCTCGCTCTCCGCGTGCGTGATCGGCGCCTCGATCGTGCTCGGATACCAGTCCCCAGTTATCGACGCCGGTCCCTATGCCATCTCCGCGCCGGCCTGGTTCGTGCTTATCACCGCATGGGTGTTGACAAACGGCTCGCTCGTGCTGGCCATCGGCTCGCTCAACGGGTTCTTGCTGCAATCGCTGCACACCGCCCATGACCATGCGGAGGCTCTGGAGAGGAGCGAGGCCCAGCACCGCCGCCTGGTCGCCAATCTGCCGGAGATTGTCTATTCGTGGACGCCCGCGATCGGCGGCGCCTATTACTCGCCGCGCGTCAAGGACGTCCTTGGCCATTCGCCCGCGCACATGATCCGCCATCCCCGCCTGTGGACCGAGAGCGTTCACCCCGACGATACGGCAATACTCGCTGAAGGCCTCGCGAAGGCCGAAGACGGCACGCCCTTTGATATCATCTACCGCATCCGCGACGCCAAAGGCGCTTGGCGCTGGCTGCACGATCGTAGCATCGACATCCGCCGCGAGGACGGGACAACGGTGGTCGACGGCATCGTCAGTGACATCACCGAGCAGCGCGAGGCCGAGGCGCAGTTGCGCCAGGCCCACAAGATGGAAGCCATCGGCCAACTGACCGGCGGCATCGCCCACGACTTCAACAATCTGCTGTCCATCATGTCGCTGAATTCGGAAATCCTCGAAGACGAGCTCGCCGGAAACAAGGCGGCGCGCGCGCGGCTTGACATGATCCACAAGGCGCTGGACCGTGCATCCTCGCTGACCAACCGGCTGCTGGCCTTCTCGCGCCAGCAAATGCTTTCGCCCGTCCCCACAGACATCGGCACGCTGCTGCACAGCCTGCGCGAACTGCTCGAACGCACGCTGGGCGCGGAGGTCCACCTGAAAATCCGCCTGAGCGCCGGCCTTTGGTGGGCGAAAGTGGACCAGAACCAGCTCGAGAACGCGCTGATCAACCTCGCGATCAACGCGCGCGACGCGATCCCGGCAAGTGGACTTCTGGAAATGTCGGCGCGGAACAAGACGGTCAAGGAGGCGTTCTTCGAACAACGCGCGGAAATCATGCCTGGAGACTACGTGGTGATTTCCGTGCGCGATACCGGAACCGGCATGTCGCCGGAAACCCTGGAGCACATGTTCGAACCCTTCTTCACCACCAAAGACTTTGGCAAGGGCAGCGGTCTCGGCCTGAGCATGGTCTATGGTTTCGTGGCGCAGTCCAACGGCTTCGTCAGCGTCGATAGCGCGCTCGGCCGCGGCACGACCTTCCGGCTCTATCTGCCGCGCAACCGCGAGGCCGCACTGCCGCAGCCCGAGTCGATCCCGGCCTGA
- a CDS encoding xanthine dehydrogenase family protein molybdopterin-binding subunit, with translation MSAETKAGLHDFDRPNSYIGSTVPRPNAKRLLEGRGRYVDDFSPPRMVHAAFVRSSHAHARITAIDVTEAVALDGVLRVFTAADFEGVVTPWVGVLSHLAGLRSAPQSPLATDTVRWQGEPVVMVVAVSRAVAEDACALVGVDYEELPAACDMERALEPGTPVIHASFGDNLAWERVVETGDVAAAFSRGDVTIVERTFRFNRHTGVTLEPRAALIDFDPSEQRLTFRYSGQAPHMMQAVLAKHLDLPEENVRIIAGDVGGSFGIKIHTYGDEIAVAAAAKILKRPVKFTADRLESFVTDIHARDHRVTAKLAVDADGRMVALEMDDLTGIGPYSVYPRTSAIEANQVLNLTGAPYRIPAYKARARVVFQNKNVMCQYRAVGHPIAMAVMEGLVEDMAAKTGMDPVELRRRNLILDDAYPATSASGMKLADLSHHRSLAKLLEIMDYDGLRARQSEMREKGVYRGIGLCSMVEVTNPSPMFYGIGGAPIAAQDGATIRLDTSGAIHVSSSITEQGQGTETILAQIAADGFGVSIDKVKVTTGDTETTPYGGGTWASRGAGIGGEAALLAAHALKGQVLEVAASILQAEQGALDIVDGQVTDASGPRINLDELARIVYYRGNELPDDLKPELVATRHYRVTEFPFVFTNGALAAHVEVDTETGLTKVLDFWVVEDCGRVINPKLVDEQIRGGVVQGIGGALFEECVYSEDGQMLNASLADYLVPMAGEMPDIAVAHIETPTRTSVLGAKGAGEAGTGGAPAAILNAINDALRPLGASLYEQPATPMRVLTALGVLG, from the coding sequence ATGAGCGCCGAGACAAAAGCGGGTCTGCATGATTTCGACCGGCCCAACAGCTACATCGGCAGCACGGTGCCGCGCCCCAACGCCAAGCGGCTGCTGGAGGGCCGGGGCCGCTACGTGGACGACTTCAGCCCGCCGCGCATGGTGCACGCGGCCTTCGTGCGCAGCTCGCACGCGCATGCAAGAATCACCGCCATCGATGTGACCGAGGCGGTGGCGCTGGACGGCGTGCTGCGGGTGTTCACGGCCGCCGATTTCGAGGGCGTCGTGACGCCCTGGGTGGGCGTGCTCAGCCATCTGGCGGGGCTTCGATCCGCGCCGCAGTCGCCGCTGGCGACAGACACGGTGCGCTGGCAGGGCGAGCCCGTGGTGATGGTGGTGGCGGTCAGCCGGGCGGTGGCCGAGGACGCCTGCGCGCTGGTGGGCGTGGATTACGAAGAACTGCCCGCGGCCTGCGACATGGAGCGCGCGCTGGAGCCCGGCACACCGGTGATCCACGCGTCGTTCGGCGACAATCTCGCCTGGGAACGGGTGGTGGAGACCGGCGACGTCGCGGCGGCGTTTTCGCGCGGCGACGTGACAATCGTCGAGCGCACCTTCCGTTTCAACCGGCACACCGGCGTGACGCTCGAGCCGCGCGCGGCGCTCATCGATTTCGACCCGTCGGAGCAGCGGCTGACGTTTCGCTATTCCGGACAGGCGCCGCACATGATGCAGGCAGTGCTGGCCAAACATCTGGACCTGCCGGAGGAGAACGTCCGCATCATCGCCGGCGATGTGGGCGGGTCCTTCGGCATCAAGATCCACACCTATGGTGACGAGATCGCCGTGGCGGCGGCGGCGAAGATCCTCAAGCGGCCGGTGAAATTCACCGCCGACCGGCTGGAGAGTTTCGTCACCGACATCCACGCCCGCGACCACCGGGTGACGGCGAAGCTGGCGGTGGACGCCGACGGCCGCATGGTGGCGCTGGAAATGGACGATCTCACCGGCATCGGGCCCTACAGCGTCTATCCGCGCACCTCGGCGATCGAGGCCAACCAGGTGCTCAATCTGACCGGCGCGCCCTACCGCATTCCCGCCTACAAGGCCCGCGCTCGCGTCGTCTTCCAGAACAAGAACGTCATGTGCCAGTACCGCGCCGTCGGCCATCCGATCGCCATGGCGGTGATGGAGGGGCTGGTGGAGGACATGGCGGCGAAGACCGGAATGGACCCGGTGGAACTCAGGCGCCGCAACCTTATTCTCGACGACGCCTATCCGGCGACCTCGGCCTCGGGCATGAAGCTGGCGGATCTGTCGCACCACCGTTCGCTCGCAAAGCTTCTGGAGATCATGGACTACGACGGCCTGCGCGCCCGCCAGAGCGAGATGCGCGAGAAGGGCGTCTACCGCGGCATCGGGTTGTGCTCGATGGTCGAGGTCACCAACCCCAGCCCGATGTTCTACGGCATCGGCGGCGCGCCGATCGCCGCGCAGGACGGGGCGACGATCCGGCTGGACACTTCCGGCGCGATCCATGTGTCGTCCTCGATCACCGAGCAGGGCCAGGGCACGGAGACGATCCTGGCGCAGATCGCCGCCGACGGGTTTGGCGTCTCCATCGACAAGGTGAAGGTGACCACGGGCGACACGGAGACCACGCCCTACGGCGGCGGCACGTGGGCCTCGCGCGGCGCGGGCATCGGCGGCGAGGCGGCGCTCTTGGCGGCGCATGCGCTAAAAGGTCAGGTGCTGGAGGTGGCGGCCTCCATCCTGCAGGCGGAGCAGGGCGCGCTGGACATCGTCGATGGTCAGGTGACGGACGCGTCCGGTCCGCGCATCAATCTCGATGAGTTGGCGCGCATCGTCTACTACCGCGGCAACGAGCTGCCCGACGATCTCAAGCCCGAACTGGTCGCAACCCGGCATTACCGGGTGACGGAATTCCCCTTCGTCTTCACCAACGGCGCGCTGGCCGCGCACGTGGAGGTGGACACCGAGACCGGACTGACAAAGGTGTTGGACTTCTGGGTGGTGGAGGACTGCGGCCGGGTGATCAACCCCAAGCTGGTGGACGAGCAGATCCGCGGCGGCGTGGTGCAGGGCATCGGCGGCGCGCTGTTTGAGGAATGCGTCTATTCCGAGGACGGGCAGATGCTCAACGCCTCGCTCGCCGACTATCTGGTGCCCATGGCGGGCGAGATGCCCGACATCGCGGTCGCCCATATCGAGACGCCGACGCGCACCTCGGTTCTGGGCGCGAAGGGCGCGGGCGAGGCGGGCACCGGCGGCGCGCCTGCCGCCATCCTCAACGCCATCAACGACGCGCTCAGGCCGCTCGGCGCGTCGCTCTACGAGCAGCCCGCGACGCCCATGCGCGTGCTCACCGCGCTGGGGGTGTTGGGGTAG
- a CDS encoding (2Fe-2S)-binding protein, with the protein MDRTRALAMTVNGEAVSRDVPVRINLVDFLRGELGLTGSHVGCEHGVCGACTVLVDGQSVRGCLMLAVQADGAEVTTVEGFAEAPGETGRQARALQQAFHRHNALQCGFCSPGMLASALELVQAGKTCDRAEIREHISGNYCRCTGYQAIVDAIEDVMLGRGGQ; encoded by the coding sequence ATGGATCGGACGCGAGCACTTGCGATGACGGTGAACGGCGAGGCGGTGTCCCGCGACGTTCCCGTGCGCATCAATCTTGTCGATTTTCTGCGCGGCGAACTGGGGCTCACCGGCAGCCATGTGGGCTGCGAGCACGGCGTGTGCGGCGCCTGCACCGTACTGGTCGACGGGCAGAGCGTGCGCGGCTGTTTGATGCTGGCGGTGCAGGCCGACGGCGCCGAGGTGACCACGGTCGAGGGCTTCGCCGAAGCGCCCGGCGAGACGGGACGGCAGGCGCGCGCGCTGCAGCAGGCGTTCCACCGCCACAACGCGTTGCAATGCGGCTTCTGTTCGCCCGGCATGCTGGCGAGCGCATTGGAACTGGTGCAGGCGGGCAAGACGTGCGACCGGGCCGAGATCCGTGAGCACATCTCGGGCAACTACTGCCGCTGCACCGGCTATCAGGCGATTGTCGATGCCATTGAGGACGTGATGCTGGGGAGGGGCGGACAATGA
- a CDS encoding xanthine dehydrogenase family protein subunit M, whose protein sequence is MKAADFAYARPDTLAQAVALMSRDGVDAVALAGGQSLMPVMNFRFNEPDLVVDLNAIAELSGISETPAGLRIGALTRHAELMASPVIAEHAPLIALAMPHIAHPAIRNRGTIGGSIALADPAAELPACLLALGGTVHVAGPNGARSIAADNFFLGLYDTALGPAELIVALEVPRPAPGARFAFRELTRRHGDYAMAGLAVAAQVEDGLISSARIAGFGLADRPVRLGQAEAAITGFPPRDAQAVFKAAASMETLDTHGDLNASPQMKRHLAAVLMKRVLSGL, encoded by the coding sequence ATGAAAGCAGCCGATTTCGCCTATGCGCGACCCGACACGCTTGCGCAGGCCGTGGCGCTGATGAGTCGCGACGGCGTGGACGCGGTGGCGCTGGCCGGCGGGCAGAGCCTGATGCCGGTGATGAATTTCCGCTTCAACGAGCCGGACCTTGTGGTCGATCTCAATGCGATCGCCGAGCTGTCCGGCATATCGGAGACGCCGGCAGGCCTGCGCATCGGGGCGCTGACCCGGCATGCCGAACTGATGGCATCCCCGGTGATCGCCGAGCACGCGCCGCTGATCGCGCTGGCCATGCCGCATATCGCCCATCCGGCGATCCGCAACCGCGGCACCATCGGCGGCAGCATCGCCCTTGCCGATCCGGCGGCCGAGCTGCCCGCCTGCCTGCTGGCGCTGGGCGGCACCGTGCATGTCGCGGGGCCCAACGGCGCGCGGTCGATCGCGGCGGACAATTTCTTTCTCGGTCTTTACGACACCGCGCTGGGGCCGGCCGAGCTGATCGTCGCGCTGGAGGTGCCCAGGCCGGCGCCCGGCGCGCGCTTCGCTTTTCGCGAGCTGACCCGCAGGCATGGCGATTACGCCATGGCGGGGCTGGCGGTGGCCGCGCAGGTGGAGGACGGGCTGATCTCGTCCGCGCGGATCGCCGGCTTCGGGCTTGCGGACCGCCCGGTGCGGCTCGGGCAGGCGGAAGCGGCCATTACCGGGTTTCCGCCGCGCGACGCGCAGGCCGTCTTCAAGGCCGCGGCCAGCATGGAAACGCTGGACACCCACGGCGATCTCAACGCCTCGCCGCAGATGAAGCGGCATCTGGCGGCGGTGCTGATGAAACGCGTTTTGAGCGGGCTTTGA
- the nrtS gene encoding nitrate/nitrite transporter NrtS gives MSDKTPGWVALDAVLRPPVVYRSMKICLFVGTILTAVNQGEAILAGEVRWTKILLTYLVPLVVSSYAAWGALREHERIKQALLHVPPGPHGE, from the coding sequence ATGAGCGACAAGACGCCCGGCTGGGTGGCGCTGGATGCGGTGCTGCGGCCGCCCGTGGTCTACCGCAGCATGAAGATCTGCCTGTTCGTCGGCACCATCCTGACCGCCGTCAACCAGGGCGAGGCGATCCTGGCCGGCGAGGTCCGCTGGACGAAGATCCTGCTCACCTATCTGGTGCCGCTCGTGGTCTCCAGCTACGCCGCCTGGGGCGCCCTACGCGAACACGAGCGCATCAAGCAGGCGCTGCTGCACGTGCCGCCCGGGCCGCACGGCGAGTGA
- a CDS encoding ABC transporter permease: MLPGPARVGAALWTRGDYLLSHAGITALETLAGLVLGCLTGVLIAVAMSLSPLVRRFALPAIVITQALPVFAIAPLLVLWFGFGIASKIVMAMLIIFFPVASSFYDGLTRTDPDLLDYARLTRATRWQVMLYFRIPAALPALSTGLRVSAVFAPIGAIVGEWVGSSAGLGFVMLQANARVQTDLVFAALAILAVMALLLRFAVARITTAMVPWQAETD, translated from the coding sequence ATGCTGCCGGGCCCCGCGCGTGTGGGCGCGGCCCTGTGGACACGCGGCGACTATCTGCTCTCGCACGCCGGCATCACGGCGCTGGAAACCCTCGCGGGCCTCGTGCTGGGCTGTCTCACCGGCGTGCTCATCGCGGTGGCCATGAGCCTGTCGCCCCTCGTGCGCCGCTTCGCGCTGCCCGCCATCGTCATCACCCAGGCCCTGCCGGTCTTCGCCATAGCGCCGCTTTTGGTGCTGTGGTTCGGCTTCGGCATTGCCTCCAAGATCGTCATGGCGATGCTGATCATCTTCTTCCCCGTGGCCTCGTCCTTCTATGACGGACTGACGCGCACCGACCCCGATCTGCTGGACTACGCGCGGCTGACCCGCGCCACCCGGTGGCAGGTGATGCTGTATTTCCGTATTCCCGCCGCCCTTCCCGCCCTGTCCACCGGCCTGCGCGTTTCCGCCGTCTTCGCCCCCATCGGCGCGATCGTCGGCGAATGGGTCGGATCAAGCGCCGGCCTGGGCTTCGTCATGCTTCAGGCCAACGCCCGCGTACAGACCGATCTGGTCTTCGCCGCGCTCGCCATTCTCGCGGTCATGGCGCTTCTTCTGCGCTTCGCCGTCGCCCGCATCACCACCGCCATGGTCCCATGGCAAGCCGAAACCGACTGA
- a CDS encoding ABC transporter substrate-binding protein, with protein sequence MKRLCLAALAALMLLTPALQSPAYASDKLTVLLDWYVNPDHGPLIVAQELGYFEAEGLDVELIAPSDPSAPPRLVAAGQGDIAVSYQPTLYEQVQAELPLTRIGTLVETPLNALIALKDGPIKSLKDLKGKKVGFSISGFEDAILSTMLKTVGLTEADVEMINVNFALTPALLSGQVDAVIGAYRNFELTQLEIEGKPGIAIYPEEHGVPVYDELIYIVNSEKLDDDRFKRFLRAVEAATIFLTNHPEQGFAAFIKAHADLDDELNRRAWFDTLPRFAKRPAALDAGRYERFGHFMKDAGLVKTLSPVEDYAVELR encoded by the coding sequence ATGAAACGCCTTTGCCTCGCGGCCCTTGCCGCGCTCATGCTGCTGACGCCCGCGCTGCAATCACCGGCATATGCCAGCGACAAGCTGACCGTGCTGCTGGACTGGTACGTCAACCCCGACCACGGCCCGCTGATCGTCGCCCAGGAGTTGGGATACTTTGAAGCGGAAGGCCTCGACGTGGAGCTGATCGCGCCTTCCGATCCCAGCGCGCCACCCAGGCTGGTCGCCGCCGGCCAGGGTGACATCGCCGTTTCCTACCAGCCCACACTCTACGAGCAGGTGCAGGCGGAACTGCCGCTCACCCGCATCGGCACGCTGGTGGAAACGCCGCTCAACGCGCTGATCGCGCTGAAGGATGGCCCCATCAAGTCGCTCAAGGACCTGAAGGGCAAGAAGGTCGGCTTCTCGATCTCCGGCTTCGAGGACGCGATCCTCTCGACCATGCTGAAGACCGTGGGTCTCACGGAAGCGGATGTGGAGATGATCAACGTCAACTTCGCGCTCACCCCCGCCCTGTTGTCCGGACAGGTGGACGCGGTCATCGGCGCCTACCGCAATTTCGAACTCACCCAGCTCGAGATCGAGGGCAAGCCCGGCATCGCCATCTACCCCGAGGAACACGGCGTGCCGGTCTATGACGAGCTGATCTACATCGTGAACAGTGAAAAGCTCGATGACGACCGCTTCAAGCGCTTCCTGCGCGCGGTGGAGGCCGCCACGATTTTCCTCACCAACCATCCCGAGCAAGGGTTTGCCGCCTTCATCAAGGCTCATGCGGATCTCGACGACGAACTCAACCGCCGCGCCTGGTTCGACACGCTGCCGCGCTTCGCCAAGCGCCCCGCGGCCCTTGATGCCGGCCGCTACGAGCGCTTCGGCCATTTCATGAAGGACGCCGGGCTGGTCAAGACGCTTTCGCCAGTGGAGGACTACGCGGTGGAGCTGAGGTAG